GTCTACATGAAGCAGAGAccgaaaaaggaaaaagtcgATGTTCCAAAGGAAGACAAGTGTCACAGGTGTATCATGAAAGAACGCCCAAGTTGCGATGGTAAAACTCCATGTAACAATTGCATTGAGAGAGATGTTGCCGAAAGCTGCCTCGCCGAAAAAGTCTTCTACACACCAAAGTGTAACAGATGCGCAGTAAAAAGTCAACATTGCGACAGACAACGACCATGCGACAAGTGCAAAAAAATGGGAGAACCATGTTCGTACATTGACCAGGAAGGCCTTGTTACCCGAACATATGGTGGTCAATATAttctggagaaaaagaaaataactCTGGAGGAAGCCAGCGCAAAAGTCAAGAAATTTGTTGAAAACATATCGGAAAGCGAAGATGAATGTGTCAACTGCCGGAACTTCAAGCGAAACTGCGATGGCAACAAACCATGTACGGCATGCATTCTGAGGAAAGGCAGACACAAGACATGCACCTGGAATAAACCCGGGTACATGGCGGAAAAATACATCACTGCACCCTACGAGTTCAACGACACGGGAATTGCTTTCGTAGATGACTGGGAAAGTCACACGTGGTACAGCCAGGGAAATGCTACCTCACTACTGaaagcaacaaaaaagagaataggTACTAATCTACCCCGTCGAGTACCCATCGAGAGTAAAAAGTCACTTCCTCTGAGGAACAATCACACACCTCAAAACCTCTCAATGGgaccagaagaagcaagacgGGCTTATGAACAAAGCTTTCCCCACGGCCACGAGTTGATCGAAACATCTGGCGAAAACCTGCTGTGTGGGGTGAGGGCCGTGAGCCTGAGCTTCCAAAATCAAATTTCTCAAACTCAAACACCCACCCCCGGACAATTGATGGATCTGCTGGAAAACGAAGAAATCCGGATGTTTGAACAAGAAACTGGAGCCCTTGCCAGAGACAACCAAAACAATTTCTTCATTGATCAGCTGGGGGCTGCCTTACACCTGTGGGGACAACAACAAGAGTCGGTCATGCATATTCAGCTGGGATATGTTCTGAGTAATGGCGCAACCTACCTTGTACCAACACCAGAACATCCGGAAAATGTCGTGATTTGGATTCACAGCTCAATGGTGGAAGGTGAGAATGAGAACACGCTCCAACATTACTCTGGCATGAGACCAAGGCAGGCAAACGAAAGGGTGGCCCGGGAAGATCAAGATGACCAGACTGGTGCAGCGGAAAATAGCACATCCTCAAGCGACGACGAACCAACTCGAAAAAGAATGAGACAAAACAGACGAGTCGATATCGACATTCTCGATTTCGCTGAAGCAGACTCGATGAGGACAAGGACTGCGGTCAATGCATTtgttgccatggccatggtggCACCAGACATGGACGATGTCGAACCAACAAACTATGGTCAAGCGATGAAAACTAGCGAAGCTCCAATGtggcaagaagctgttgaCAATGAACTACAAAGTCTAATCCAAAACGAGACGTACGAGGTAATAGGCCAAAAGGATCTACCCAAAGGTAAGAAGACTATCACAGGCCGATGGGTATTCAAAAGAAAGGTCCTATACGACAACGAAAAAAGGCAATACTTCAACAAGTACAAAGCAAGGCTGGTAGCCAAAGGCTTCCAACAACAGGAGGGAATAGACTATGAAGAAATCTTTGCAACTGTTGTCAAATCTTCTTCCTACAAAGTTCTGCTTGCGATTGCAGCGAAGCTGGGTCTGACGGTTTACCTGATGGATGTGAAGACAGCCTTCCTACACGGTACACTTGACGTTGAAGTATATATGAAACCTCCCCCTGGGATGAACATTAAAAAGGGGAAAATCCTGAGGCTGAAAAAGGCCCTGTATGGGCTGAAACAGGCACCAAGACTCTGGTATATTCGCCTGACAGAAcatctcttcaagcttgGATTCCGAATCTCGAATTTTGACCCATGCGTTTTTGTTCATCAAAAGGAACTTCTCATTGTTGCCGTCTGGGTCGATGATCTGCTGATTCTggcaaaagaggaagaaacagCACAAGTTTTCCGGCAAGAAATGTCAAAGGAATTTGACATGAAGGATGAAGGCGTGTGCACATACTACCTGGGAATGAATATTGAACAATCGAGGGACGGAATTCACATTAACCAACGACGGTATGCTGAACAAGTACTCAAACGCTTTGGACTTGAAGAAATTACACCTGCAAAGACACCAATGGCGGCCAACACAATACTCAGACGCGAACGAGACCatgttgcagcagcagacttAAAAAACAGATACCAATCGATGGTGGGATCTCTGATGTGGCTGTCAAACATGACTCGTCCAGAAATGGCATATGCAACAAACTATTGCGCAAGGTTTACAGCCAATCCAAACCAACAACATATGGATGCAACACTGCACGTTATGGCATATTTGGCGGAAACACTTGACAGTGGATTGTTCTACCCACGAGGCACAAATGTGAACATTGTTGGATACTCAGACGCAGACTTCGCTGGTTGCCAAGACACACGACGATCGACATCCGGCTACATTTTCCTTTTGGGGGGATGTCCCGTCTCATGGACCTCTCAGAGGCAGAAGTCGATGGCAACAGCCACAATGGACGCTGAATATATGGCAGCTTCTGATGCATGCAAGGAAGCAGTGTGGATGCGACAATTCGTAAACGACTTGAGGGTGTTACCCTTCATTGATCACATCCCACTATACATTGACAACAACGCTGCTCTTAAGCTGACCAAAAATCCAGTGCTACACAAGAAAGCCAAGCACATTGACGTC
This genomic stretch from Trichoderma breve strain T069 chromosome 1, whole genome shotgun sequence harbors:
- a CDS encoding reverse transcriptase (RNA-dependent DNA polymerase) domain-containing protein, giving the protein MGPEEARRAYEQSFPHGHELIETSGENLLCGVRAVSLSFQNQISQTQTPTPGQLMDLLENEEIRMFEQETGALARDNQNNFFIDQLGAALHLWGQQQESVMHIQLGYVLSNGATYLVPTPEHPENVVIWIHSSMVEGENENTLQHYSGMRPRQANERVAREDQDDQTGAAENSTSSSDDEPTRKRMRQNRRVDIDILDFAEADSMRTRTAVNAFVAMAMVAPDMDDVEPTNYGQAMKTSEAPMWQEAVDNELQSLIQNETYEVIGQKDLPKGKKTITGRWVFKRKVLYDNEKRQYFNKYKARLVAKGFQQQEGIDYEEIFATVVKSSSYKVLLAIAAKLGLTVYLMDVKTAFLHGTLDVEVYMKPPPGMNIKKGKILRLKKALYGLKQAPRLWYIRLTEHLFKLGFRISNFDPCVFVHQKELLIVAVWVDDLLILAKEEETAQVFRQEMSKEFDMKDEGVCTYYLGMNIEQSRDGIHINQRRYAEQVLKRFGLEEITPAKTPMAANTILRRERDHVAAADLKNRYQSMVGSLMWLSNMTRPEMAYATNYCARFTANPNQQHMDATLHVMAYLAETLDSGLFYPRGTNVNIVGYSDADFAGCQDTRRSTSGYIFLLGGCPVSWTSQRQKSMATATMDAEYMAASDACKEAVWMRQFVNDLRVLPFIDHIPLYIDNNAALKLTKNPVLHKKAKHIDVRFHYIRERVMKKGDVKTRRVNTHENVADILTKALPRLKHEGFMEKLGMEAWINKKKNTGKGN